A window from Thermodesulfovibrionales bacterium encodes these proteins:
- a CDS encoding diguanylate cyclase, producing MAKARILVVEDSETQASRTKEFLEATGYEVLCARDGISAIKAAKTASFDVILLDLLLPDLNGNEVCRWLKLNNETRGIPIIMLTVRGSIEDKVAGLEAGADDYLPKPYNEVELNARIYAALRTKALQDELRQRNKQTEELLTKVEFLAITDPLTMLFNRRRIEDILENELKEGKRYKQPITCLMIDVDNFKQVNDLYGHKAGDSVLREIAQLIKLSLREVDIVARWGGDEFIAILPQTDIKRAIEPASRILGAISIRKFEQIPAERVTVSIGIASADEFTDTDEKLISAADFALFEAKRKGRNRIEVAREAERGVESP from the coding sequence ATGGCAAAGGCCAGAATCCTTGTTGTAGAAGACAGTGAAACGCAGGCGAGTAGGACAAAGGAGTTCCTCGAGGCGACCGGCTACGAGGTCCTATGCGCGAGAGACGGAATTTCTGCGATAAAGGCTGCGAAGACGGCTTCTTTTGATGTGATTCTCCTCGACCTCCTCCTGCCCGATTTAAACGGGAACGAGGTATGTCGCTGGCTGAAACTCAATAATGAGACGAGGGGTATTCCCATAATCATGCTCACCGTCAGGGGTTCCATAGAAGACAAGGTCGCGGGGCTGGAGGCCGGCGCCGATGATTACCTCCCGAAACCTTACAACGAAGTTGAACTGAACGCGCGGATCTATGCCGCTTTGAGGACAAAGGCCCTCCAGGACGAATTACGACAGAGGAACAAGCAAACGGAGGAACTGCTGACGAAAGTGGAGTTCTTGGCTATCACGGACCCGCTTACCATGCTCTTCAACAGAAGGCGCATCGAGGATATCCTTGAGAATGAATTGAAGGAAGGAAAACGGTATAAACAACCTATTACCTGTCTCATGATAGACGTAGACAATTTCAAACAGGTAAATGATCTCTACGGACATAAGGCGGGAGATTCGGTTTTGAGGGAAATCGCACAGCTCATAAAGCTTTCCTTGAGGGAAGTCGATATCGTCGCGCGATGGGGTGGTGATGAGTTCATCGCCATACTGCCTCAGACGGACATTAAGAGGGCCATCGAGCCCGCATCAAGAATCCTCGGTGCGATCTCGATCAGAAAGTTTGAGCAGATTCCGGCGGAACGGGTGACTGTCAGCATAGGAATCGCCTCTGCAGACGAGTTCACGGACACTGACGAAAAACTCATCAGTGCTGCTGATTTTGCCCTTTTCGAGGCCAAGAGAAAGGGAAGAAACAGGATTGAGGTCGCCCGCGAAGCGGAAAGAGGAGTCGAGTCTCCTTAG